A region from the Desulfoglaeba alkanexedens ALDC genome encodes:
- a CDS encoding Crp/Fnr family transcriptional regulator — MNSSTDERLCDFPQGGKGDYRCELEANLAILRNTPAFSGLPLERLKLYAFLCKRYRYRAGEFLFHQGDKDDRGYIIARGRTQVIREYKDHSYILSELHEGDFFGGLALLADIKRLFSVRAVTELEVVALDRESFRKILAQFPETSIKVLEVMIQRIAQMEERLLEKHVHECTYQS; from the coding sequence ATGAACTCGTCCACGGATGAGAGACTGTGCGACTTTCCGCAGGGAGGCAAGGGCGACTACCGTTGCGAACTGGAAGCCAACCTGGCGATTCTCCGAAACACTCCGGCCTTTTCCGGCCTTCCCTTGGAACGACTCAAGCTCTACGCCTTCCTCTGCAAACGCTACCGCTACCGCGCGGGCGAATTTCTCTTCCACCAGGGGGACAAGGACGACCGAGGCTACATCATCGCCCGCGGCAGGACCCAGGTCATCCGGGAGTACAAGGACCACTCTTATATTCTGAGCGAACTGCATGAGGGCGATTTTTTCGGGGGGCTGGCCCTCCTGGCGGACATCAAGCGGCTTTTTTCTGTGAGAGCCGTGACGGAGTTGGAGGTGGTGGCCCTGGATCGGGAGAGTTTCCGGAAGATCCTGGCTCAATTTCCGGAGACTTCCATCAAGGTCCTGGAGGTCATGATCCAGCGGATCGCCCAGATGGAAGAAAGACTGCTTGAGAAGCACGTGCACGAATGCACGTACCAGTCGTGA
- a CDS encoding sensor histidine kinase encodes MKTSLSKAEPPHPWKSGAGSLREETAREAPGDAWKGPLTRPVDVSKPPRSNLSAEPIKRFRLVKYLSVSSLIVFLVGTFFLSWFLSNRARAILLKKSEQYALLVAENLNHQVFFEFTLPTLMAEGEIRLSREHQYSRLHRVVQNAIRGFAVQRVNIYDPEQVLTYSTSPDQLGKKMELGEHFHRALRGESVSILEGPETTFLGFAWRNEAWQLKTYLPMWEERPMSWKRGRVLGVFEIIQDISSDYETIHRFQVIIVSSVLIFVSLLFAALLIIGRRAEVILTARTRERLRLEEELHQAERLAALGEMIAGVSHEIRNPLGIIRSTAEILASKAENERQSRLAGIVVEEATRLNNIVTQFLDFARPKTLEPAVCRIEEIIDRILEVFEPECQKRGIRVERSYQTGQYKLEADANLLYRALVNLVSNATQAMPEGGVLRLESALVMTDSRSEPAVEVRVSDTGAGITPEIRHKIFNPFFTTREKGTGLGLAIVRTIVDSHCGTLDVESEPGRGTVFVLRLPLRRPHPGGYEDEATP; translated from the coding sequence TTGAAGACCAGCCTGTCGAAAGCTGAACCGCCGCATCCCTGGAAGTCGGGTGCCGGATCGCTCCGGGAGGAGACCGCCCGCGAAGCCCCGGGAGACGCTTGGAAAGGCCCGCTCACCAGGCCCGTGGACGTGTCGAAACCGCCCCGGAGCAACCTTTCGGCAGAACCCATCAAGCGCTTCCGGCTGGTGAAGTACCTTTCCGTTTCGAGCCTCATCGTGTTTCTGGTGGGGACCTTTTTTCTGTCCTGGTTCTTGTCTAACCGGGCGCGGGCGATCCTGCTCAAGAAGAGCGAACAATACGCCCTGCTGGTGGCGGAAAACCTCAATCACCAGGTATTCTTCGAATTCACGCTGCCGACGCTTATGGCCGAGGGTGAAATACGGCTCAGCCGCGAGCATCAGTACTCACGCCTGCATCGGGTGGTGCAAAACGCAATCCGCGGTTTCGCCGTCCAACGGGTGAACATCTACGATCCCGAGCAGGTTCTGACCTACAGCACCAGTCCGGATCAGTTGGGTAAGAAGATGGAACTGGGCGAGCACTTTCACAGAGCGCTTCGCGGAGAGTCAGTGTCCATCTTGGAGGGGCCCGAGACCACGTTCCTGGGCTTTGCGTGGCGCAACGAAGCCTGGCAACTCAAGACGTATCTTCCCATGTGGGAGGAACGGCCCATGAGCTGGAAACGGGGAAGGGTTCTGGGGGTTTTCGAAATCATCCAGGACATCTCCTCCGATTACGAGACCATCCATCGCTTCCAGGTGATCATCGTTTCGAGCGTCCTCATTTTCGTGAGCCTGCTGTTTGCTGCGCTTCTCATCATCGGGCGGCGCGCCGAAGTGATCCTGACGGCCAGGACCCGCGAGCGCCTGAGGCTGGAGGAAGAGCTCCACCAGGCGGAGCGGCTGGCGGCTCTGGGAGAGATGATCGCGGGAGTTTCCCACGAAATCCGAAATCCTTTGGGGATCATCCGGAGCACCGCGGAAATCCTGGCTTCCAAGGCCGAAAACGAGCGCCAGTCGAGGCTCGCCGGAATCGTAGTGGAAGAAGCCACGCGCCTAAACAACATCGTGACGCAATTCCTAGATTTCGCCAGGCCGAAAACGCTGGAGCCGGCCGTATGCCGGATCGAGGAGATCATCGACCGCATCCTTGAAGTCTTCGAACCCGAATGCCAGAAAAGGGGCATCCGGGTTGAAAGGTCCTACCAGACGGGGCAGTATAAACTGGAAGCGGATGCGAATCTTCTTTACCGGGCGTTGGTGAACCTGGTCTCCAACGCTACGCAGGCCATGCCCGAAGGCGGCGTGCTGCGGCTGGAATCGGCGCTCGTAATGACCGACAGCCGTTCGGAGCCTGCGGTGGAAGTGCGCGTTTCGGACACCGGGGCAGGTATTACGCCGGAAATCCGGCACAAGATCTTCAATCCCTTCTTCACCACGCGCGAGAAGGGAACGGGCCTCGGGCTGGCGATCGTTCGAACCATCGTGGACAGCCACTGCGGCACGCTGGATGTGGAAAGCGAACCCGGCCGGGGAACCGTTTTCGTGCTCCGGCTTCCGCTTCGCCGGCCCCATCCCGGGGGATACGAAGACGAGGCGACACCGTGA
- a CDS encoding rhodanese-like domain-containing protein: MDSARQPVSVKTIFADELEGYLRGLREEDFVLVDVREPEEYKAGHIPGARLIPLREIEQRLHELDPRKEVILYCSVGGRSRAAAAFIADSGLSPRAVTNLKGGYLAWDGKPLQGFPRTRAFRKAATPAEILENAVDLEKGAWRFYAAVVRRFPDSPFARAAETLTGMERAHARVAFEYLKKASGDRSWPPFDAYFDVLSGELLEGGEPLEEALKRLETLPLNRCSAFAELALDIESKAYDLYRNLAAELRDPEAQRAFLALAEQEKGHLRLLARVFNKCGD; this comes from the coding sequence ATGGATTCCGCGAGGCAACCCGTTTCCGTGAAAACGATTTTCGCCGACGAACTGGAAGGCTACCTGCGAGGTCTGCGGGAAGAGGATTTCGTCCTGGTGGATGTCCGGGAACCCGAGGAATACAAAGCCGGGCACATCCCGGGAGCGAGACTCATCCCGCTCCGCGAGATCGAGCAACGGCTCCACGAACTGGACCCCCGAAAGGAGGTCATCCTTTACTGCTCCGTCGGCGGTCGATCCCGCGCCGCGGCTGCTTTCATCGCCGACAGCGGTCTTTCTCCCAGGGCCGTTACGAACCTGAAAGGCGGCTATCTGGCCTGGGACGGAAAACCGCTGCAGGGGTTTCCGCGCACCCGGGCGTTTCGAAAAGCCGCGACGCCAGCCGAGATCCTGGAAAACGCCGTCGACTTGGAAAAGGGAGCCTGGCGGTTCTACGCGGCCGTGGTCCGCCGATTTCCGGACTCCCCTTTCGCCCGGGCGGCGGAAACCCTCACAGGAATGGAACGAGCGCACGCACGCGTGGCTTTCGAGTACCTGAAGAAGGCCTCGGGCGACCGCTCGTGGCCGCCTTTCGACGCATACTTCGATGTCCTTTCGGGCGAGCTGCTGGAGGGCGGCGAACCTCTGGAGGAAGCATTGAAGCGGCTGGAGACGCTTCCACTGAATCGTTGCAGCGCCTTTGCCGAACTGGCGCTGGATATCGAATCCAAAGCTTATGATCTCTACCGGAACCTCGCCGCCGAACTGCGGGATCCCGAAGCGCAGCGGGCCTTCCTCGCGCTCGCCGAACAGGAAAAGGGACACCTTCGGCTGCTGGCCCGCGTTTTCAACAAGTGCGGCGATTGA
- a CDS encoding sigma-54-dependent transcriptional regulator codes for MANILIVDDERNYLLVLDDLLTDEGYSVITAESAERGLEVLREHSVDAVVTDMKMPGMDGMTFLDHVHAADPDLPVIMMTAYGTVEKAVEAMKKGAYDYILKPFENEELKLVVRKAVEHHHLIRRNHDLTQALQERYRFDNIIGKSAPMQRIYDLIERVAPTKATVLITGESGTGKELIARAIHYNSPRKDRSFISVNCGALPENLLESELFGHERGAFSGAVALRKGRFELAHQGTLFLDEISEMSPSLQVKLLRALQEMAFERVGGSETLHVDVRVVAASNRNLKAETTAGRFRSDLYYRLNVVHITLPPLRERPEDIPLLADHFLKKYARETGRENFRIHPEALRYLLDYPWPGNIRELENTIERAVILAAEEVITPRDLPQEIRRPRPSTVEAGSTEPVLSPREPGIAPMPEESDLARRLPHSPHRHRQLRALELVRSLGSVTNRDYSQLNDISERQALRELNEMVDLGVLERIGKGRASRYVLQENRRPTP; via the coding sequence ATGGCAAACATTTTAATCGTCGACGACGAAAGGAACTACCTTCTCGTTCTGGATGACCTTCTGACGGACGAGGGATATTCGGTGATCACGGCGGAAAGCGCCGAGAGAGGCCTGGAAGTGCTCCGGGAACACAGCGTGGACGCGGTGGTTACGGACATGAAGATGCCCGGCATGGACGGCATGACCTTTCTCGATCACGTGCATGCGGCCGACCCGGATCTACCGGTGATCATGATGACGGCTTACGGCACCGTGGAAAAGGCCGTGGAAGCCATGAAAAAGGGGGCCTACGATTACATCCTCAAGCCATTCGAAAACGAAGAATTGAAGCTCGTCGTCCGGAAAGCCGTCGAACACCACCACCTGATCCGCCGCAACCACGACCTCACCCAAGCCCTCCAGGAACGGTACCGCTTCGACAATATCATCGGCAAGAGCGCTCCCATGCAGCGCATCTACGACCTCATCGAGCGGGTGGCCCCCACCAAGGCCACCGTGCTCATCACCGGGGAATCGGGAACGGGCAAGGAATTGATCGCCCGCGCCATCCACTACAACAGCCCCCGGAAAGACCGTTCCTTCATTTCGGTCAACTGCGGAGCTCTCCCGGAAAACCTGCTGGAAAGTGAGCTGTTCGGCCACGAACGGGGCGCGTTCAGCGGAGCGGTGGCGCTCCGCAAGGGCCGGTTCGAACTGGCGCACCAGGGAACGCTCTTTCTCGACGAAATCAGCGAAATGTCCCCTTCACTCCAGGTAAAGCTCCTGAGAGCGCTCCAGGAAATGGCCTTCGAACGGGTGGGCGGAAGCGAGACACTCCATGTGGACGTTCGCGTGGTGGCGGCGTCCAACCGAAACCTCAAAGCTGAAACCACCGCCGGCCGTTTCCGTTCCGACCTCTACTACCGGTTGAACGTGGTTCACATCACGTTGCCCCCACTCCGGGAACGCCCCGAGGACATCCCGCTGCTTGCCGACCATTTTCTGAAAAAATACGCGCGGGAAACGGGCCGCGAAAACTTCCGAATCCACCCGGAAGCGCTCCGCTATCTCCTCGATTACCCTTGGCCCGGGAACATCCGGGAACTGGAAAACACCATCGAACGAGCCGTGATTCTAGCGGCGGAAGAGGTGATCACCCCCAGGGACCTGCCTCAGGAAATCCGCCGTCCCCGCCCTTCCACCGTGGAAGCCGGCAGCACCGAGCCTGTTCTTTCGCCTCGGGAACCGGGAATCGCCCCCATGCCCGAAGAATCCGATCTAGCACGGCGGCTCCCCCATTCCCCCCACCGCCACCGGCAGCTGCGCGCCCTGGAACTGGTGCGCAGCCTGGGCTCCGTCACCAACCGCGACTATTCCCAGCTGAACGATATTTCCGAGCGCCAGGCGCTGCGGGAGCTCAACGAAATGGTGGACCTCGGTGTCTTGGAACGCATCGGCAAGGGGCGTGCGTCCCGATACGTGCTGCAGGAAAACCGACGTCCAACTCCTTGA
- a CDS encoding P1 family peptidase, which translates to MIGNDTLTAVGNLMVGHAEHPGARTGCTVILSRGGAIAGVDVRGGAPGTYGTDSLQPINLVDRIHGLFFTGGSAFGLSVADGVRRFLKERAIGFDSAYGIIPIVAGAVIFDLGVNAGGPHPDADLGRQACENASDGPVAEGCVGAGAGATVGKLHGLDRSMKSGLGCALIEVPTGVKVGALMVVNAFGDVVDPLSGRPIAGCRDSAEGSRLVGTDAEIRRFKRLRGFSAGENTVVGVVATNVAFTKTELTKVAQMAQDGLARTVSPSHTLYDGDAVFALSCGDLTGVEVTVVGSLAAQAAAEAILRGVRRAEGRGAIPAVRDLFPEEGIRDRH; encoded by the coding sequence ATGATTGGAAACGACACGCTCACCGCCGTCGGCAACCTAATGGTTGGTCATGCCGAGCACCCCGGTGCCAGGACGGGCTGCACCGTGATCCTTTCCCGCGGCGGCGCCATAGCGGGTGTTGACGTCCGCGGCGGGGCCCCGGGTACTTATGGAACGGACAGCCTTCAACCGATCAACCTGGTAGACCGGATCCACGGGCTTTTCTTCACCGGCGGAAGCGCTTTCGGGCTTTCCGTGGCGGACGGGGTCCGCCGATTTTTGAAAGAGCGGGCCATCGGCTTCGACAGTGCCTACGGCATCATCCCCATCGTGGCCGGTGCCGTGATTTTCGACCTAGGGGTGAATGCCGGCGGCCCCCATCCCGACGCGGACCTGGGCCGGCAGGCGTGCGAGAACGCCTCCGACGGCCCGGTGGCGGAAGGTTGCGTGGGGGCCGGAGCCGGCGCCACGGTTGGAAAGCTTCACGGGCTGGATCGAAGCATGAAAAGCGGGCTGGGCTGCGCCTTGATCGAGGTGCCGACGGGCGTGAAGGTGGGGGCCCTGATGGTGGTGAACGCCTTCGGGGACGTGGTGGATCCGTTGAGCGGGCGGCCGATCGCCGGCTGTCGGGACAGCGCCGAAGGGTCCCGCCTGGTCGGCACCGATGCGGAAATCAGACGCTTCAAGCGCCTGAGAGGCTTCTCCGCCGGGGAAAACACGGTAGTGGGTGTGGTGGCGACCAACGTGGCCTTCACGAAGACCGAACTCACCAAGGTGGCTCAGATGGCCCAGGACGGACTGGCACGAACGGTCAGCCCGTCACACACGCTTTACGACGGGGACGCGGTCTTTGCGTTGAGCTGCGGTGATCTGACCGGGGTGGAGGTGACGGTTGTGGGTTCTCTGGCGGCCCAGGCCGCGGCGGAAGCGATCCTGCGCGGCGTCCGAAGGGCTGAAGGCCGTGGAGCGATTCCCGCGGTCCGCGATCTCTTCCCAGAGGAGGGGATCCGCGACCGGCATTGA
- a CDS encoding replication-associated recombination protein A, whose protein sequence is MSDQLNLFRNGDSTHPAFAPLAERMRPRSLDEFVGQSHLTGEGKILHRLIHEGPFQSLIFWGPPGCGKTTLARLIARRGDANLVSLSAVTAGTREIRAAVDEALAAWSRSRKRTWLFMDEIHRLNKAQQDALLPHVEKGTVTLLGATTENPSFEIIRPLLSRSRVLVLEPLAPEELRAIVRRTLEDRERGLGDFPAEMDDNAWALLLEGSGGDARVALNALELAVLTTPPDSGGVRRVDGDAMREALQRSAVHYDKAGEEHFNLISALHKSLRGSDPDAGLYWLARMLEAGEDPMYIARRIVRAASEDVGLADPFALVQALSAQQAYQFLGSPEGDLALAQAVVYVALAPKSNSLYTAYKAARDTARRTGAVPVPFHLRNAPTSLMKRLGYARDYQYPHDSPEGWVPERYLPEPVGNEVFYTPKPWGWEGKWRELLEKRRRIVRGGGNRKQTARDHIEDQPVES, encoded by the coding sequence ATGTCGGATCAACTGAATCTCTTTCGAAACGGCGACTCTACGCACCCCGCCTTCGCTCCGCTTGCGGAGCGGATGCGGCCCCGCAGCCTTGACGAATTCGTCGGGCAGTCCCATCTCACCGGGGAAGGAAAGATCCTGCATCGCCTCATCCATGAGGGTCCGTTCCAATCGCTCATTTTCTGGGGCCCTCCGGGGTGCGGTAAGACTACGCTGGCGCGCCTCATCGCCCGCCGGGGGGACGCCAATCTCGTTTCCCTGTCCGCCGTCACGGCGGGAACGCGGGAAATCCGAGCCGCGGTGGACGAAGCGCTCGCAGCCTGGAGCCGGTCGCGCAAGCGCACGTGGCTTTTCATGGACGAAATCCACCGGCTGAACAAGGCGCAGCAGGACGCGCTCCTACCCCACGTGGAAAAGGGAACGGTGACGCTGCTCGGTGCCACCACGGAAAACCCATCCTTCGAAATCATCCGGCCGCTCCTATCCCGGAGCCGGGTGCTCGTTTTGGAACCCCTGGCACCGGAAGAATTGCGTGCCATCGTCCGGCGCACCTTGGAAGACAGGGAACGCGGCCTAGGCGATTTTCCGGCGGAAATGGATGATAACGCCTGGGCGCTGCTCCTGGAAGGAAGCGGGGGGGATGCGAGGGTGGCCCTCAATGCGCTGGAACTGGCCGTGCTCACCACGCCCCCGGACAGCGGCGGCGTGCGTCGGGTGGACGGAGACGCGATGCGGGAAGCCCTTCAGCGTTCAGCGGTCCATTACGACAAGGCCGGTGAAGAACATTTCAACCTGATTTCCGCGCTCCACAAGAGCCTCCGCGGGAGCGACCCGGACGCCGGGCTTTACTGGCTGGCGCGCATGCTGGAAGCCGGCGAAGATCCCATGTACATCGCGCGGCGCATCGTGCGGGCGGCCTCCGAAGACGTGGGGCTTGCCGATCCTTTCGCCCTGGTGCAGGCTCTGAGCGCTCAGCAGGCCTATCAGTTCCTTGGAAGCCCGGAAGGCGACCTGGCCCTCGCCCAGGCCGTCGTCTACGTTGCGCTGGCACCCAAAAGCAACAGCCTCTACACGGCCTACAAGGCGGCTCGCGACACCGCCCGCCGCACCGGCGCCGTTCCCGTGCCGTTTCACCTCCGTAACGCCCCGACGTCGCTCATGAAAAGGCTTGGCTACGCGCGCGACTATCAGTATCCTCACGACAGCCCGGAAGGCTGGGTGCCGGAACGCTACCTTCCGGAACCGGTCGGCAACGAAGTGTTCTATACCCCCAAGCCCTGGGGCTGGGAAGGCAAGTGGCGGGAACTCCTGGAAAAGCGCCGGCGCATCGTCCGAGGAGGCGGAAACCGTAAGCAGACTGCACGAGACCATATTGAAGACCAGCCTGTCGAAAGCTGA
- a CDS encoding (Fe-S)-binding protein produces MARMRQLARLIGELEDQLIVCMRCGMCQAVCPLYEETGREADVARGKLALLDGLSREMFKDPKGVSESLNRCLLCGSCEANCPSGVRVLDIFLKARAILAGYMGLSPVKKAILRGILARPAFFDSLMEWGARFQTVFTKPVDDALGTSCARFLSPVLADRRIKPLAAVPFHAKVPERDAPAGRSSLKVAFFVGCLIDKIFPEVAETVLRVLDHHGVGVFLPRNQACCGIPAASSGDTATFRKLVSHNLERFDAGRFDYLVTACATCTFTIRKIWPLLLEDADPETKARAAAVSSKTLDIHQFLAAHIQDVPPAAEPLEDAAPVVTYHDPCHLRKSLGVFVEPRRLIQANPNYRFREMPEADRCCGLGGSFGLEHYDLSSSIGKRKRNSIIETGCAVVATGCPACMIQLHDVLSRSGDRIAVRHAIQIYGEILDSS; encoded by the coding sequence ATGGCTCGGATGAGGCAACTGGCGCGGCTCATCGGCGAACTGGAGGATCAGCTCATCGTCTGCATGCGGTGCGGCATGTGCCAGGCGGTGTGTCCGCTGTATGAGGAAACGGGGCGCGAAGCCGATGTGGCTCGGGGAAAGCTAGCTCTCCTGGACGGACTGTCCCGGGAAATGTTCAAGGATCCCAAGGGCGTTTCGGAGAGCCTGAACCGTTGCCTGCTGTGCGGGTCGTGCGAGGCCAACTGCCCGAGCGGTGTGCGGGTGCTCGACATTTTCCTCAAAGCCCGAGCCATCCTCGCCGGCTACATGGGCCTATCCCCGGTCAAGAAAGCCATCCTCCGCGGCATACTCGCACGCCCCGCCTTCTTCGATTCACTCATGGAATGGGGGGCACGCTTTCAGACCGTCTTCACGAAACCCGTGGACGACGCGCTGGGAACCAGCTGCGCGCGGTTTCTGTCGCCGGTTCTCGCCGACCGCCGGATCAAACCTCTGGCGGCGGTCCCTTTCCACGCCAAGGTTCCCGAACGGGATGCACCGGCCGGCCGTTCGAGCCTCAAGGTTGCCTTCTTCGTCGGGTGTCTCATCGATAAGATCTTTCCCGAAGTGGCCGAAACCGTGCTCCGCGTGCTCGACCATCACGGCGTCGGGGTTTTTCTTCCGCGGAACCAGGCCTGCTGCGGCATTCCCGCGGCGTCTTCCGGGGATACGGCGACCTTCCGAAAGCTGGTGAGCCACAACCTGGAACGCTTCGACGCGGGACGCTTCGACTACCTGGTGACAGCCTGCGCCACGTGCACCTTCACCATTCGAAAGATCTGGCCGCTGCTGCTGGAAGACGCCGATCCCGAAACCAAGGCCCGGGCCGCCGCCGTTTCTTCCAAGACCCTCGACATCCATCAGTTCCTGGCGGCCCACATCCAAGACGTGCCTCCGGCGGCGGAACCGCTCGAAGACGCCGCTCCGGTGGTCACCTATCACGACCCCTGCCACTTGAGGAAGTCTTTGGGGGTTTTCGTCGAACCGCGCCGCCTCATCCAGGCCAATCCCAACTATCGGTTTCGCGAGATGCCGGAGGCCGACCGCTGCTGTGGATTGGGCGGAAGTTTCGGGCTGGAACATTATGATTTGTCGTCAAGTATAGGCAAACGGAAGCGAAACAGCATCATTGAGACGGGCTGCGCCGTCGTGGCCACGGGATGTCCCGCGTGCATGATCCAGCTGCACGATGTCCTCTCCCGATCCGGCGACCGCATCGCCGTCCGCCATGCTATCCAAATCTACGGGGAGATTCTCGATTCGTCATGA
- a CDS encoding ABC transporter ATP-binding protein/permease: MESKRSLFSWALSRYRGLQLLLLVLIVCTIFFRVFPLEMQKRIVNVAIRFRDVNSLFLYCGLYLGAVVLAGLLKYVINVLQGYIGQKILNEMRTTLYEKILRLPLPFFRKTPPGMVISSLTSEMATIGDFLGSAVAVPVVSILTLLAFAGYMFYLNSLLAILSLSIYPFEVLIIPFLQKKVNQLNSERINENRSLSNAVGEAVSGIHEIHGNAGFPIENEKVSLYSERLLRLRHRINVFKYLTKFVNNFFQSLGPFLLFLVGGYLAIQGRFNLGELVAFLSAYEKLYDPWKELMDYYQSLQDSRVRYRRIMEAFDVEPEFALKPADREPLKLEGRIEVQDVSYEVDGNIRLLDQISLELQPGERLALVGLSGSGKSTLAMVMGQLYNYNRGHVLVDGRELKELSKLDVSRNMSFVSQHPFIFDGTIRENIVYACRSLMLSINGGGEAGYRFLPDEREILELVERVGLTEDVLKFGLNRVVTRECCGDLAEKLVVVRHVFHKRWGRELEDVVEFFQEDRYHQYSTVAANLIYGFSNRDDTAFERLAANKRFVAFLKRLGLYGPLLDLGVDVATQTVALLRDLKEDPFFFEQSPISRDEIDAYAEVVDRLGKEDRRVRYRDDEQAFLKLALLFIPARHKMAALPQSLRNAVLKARPELREYYRKEDPEAFTFVNVSKYVHIWSLLENILFGRIKDESTHAQERIVKLVVDLLKAEGLYDAVLAGGLEFQVGSRGDRLSGGQKQKVALARALLKAPTILILDEATASLDMASQGRIQQYLDTNLRGKSTLVNVVHRLELIRDYEKIAVMKAGRIVEMGRYDELMKQKGLLYELVHG; the protein is encoded by the coding sequence ATGGAATCGAAACGATCTCTTTTTTCATGGGCTCTCAGCCGCTACCGGGGGCTTCAGCTCCTTCTGCTCGTTCTCATCGTGTGCACCATCTTTTTCCGGGTCTTTCCGCTGGAAATGCAGAAGCGCATCGTGAACGTCGCCATCCGCTTCCGCGATGTCAACTCGCTCTTTCTCTACTGCGGCCTATACCTTGGAGCGGTGGTGTTGGCGGGGCTTCTGAAGTACGTCATCAACGTCCTCCAGGGCTACATCGGCCAGAAAATTTTGAACGAGATGCGCACCACACTCTACGAAAAAATCCTCCGCCTTCCCCTTCCCTTTTTCCGGAAAACGCCTCCCGGCATGGTGATTTCGTCGCTCACATCGGAAATGGCCACCATCGGCGATTTCCTGGGAAGCGCCGTGGCGGTTCCGGTGGTGAGCATCCTGACGCTTCTCGCTTTCGCCGGCTATATGTTTTATCTGAACTCACTGCTCGCGATCCTGAGCCTGTCCATTTACCCGTTCGAAGTCCTGATCATCCCTTTTTTGCAGAAGAAGGTAAACCAGCTCAACAGCGAACGTATCAACGAAAATCGGTCCTTGAGCAACGCAGTGGGAGAAGCCGTTTCGGGAATCCACGAAATTCATGGAAACGCTGGCTTTCCCATTGAAAACGAAAAGGTGTCTCTCTACTCGGAGCGCCTGCTCCGACTCCGGCACCGAATCAACGTATTCAAGTACCTCACCAAGTTCGTGAACAACTTCTTTCAGAGCCTGGGGCCTTTCCTTTTGTTTCTCGTGGGGGGTTACCTGGCCATCCAGGGGCGGTTCAACCTGGGAGAGCTGGTGGCATTCCTTTCGGCCTATGAAAAACTCTACGACCCCTGGAAGGAACTGATGGACTATTACCAAAGCCTCCAGGACAGCCGGGTGCGCTACCGCCGAATCATGGAAGCCTTCGATGTCGAACCCGAGTTCGCCTTGAAGCCCGCCGATCGCGAACCGTTGAAACTGGAAGGCCGCATCGAGGTGCAGGATGTCAGCTACGAGGTGGACGGAAACATCCGCCTCCTGGACCAGATCTCTCTGGAACTTCAGCCCGGGGAACGCCTGGCGCTTGTGGGCCTTTCCGGGAGCGGCAAGAGCACGCTCGCCATGGTGATGGGCCAGCTCTACAACTATAACCGCGGTCACGTCCTGGTAGACGGCCGCGAGCTCAAGGAACTCAGCAAGTTGGACGTGAGCCGCAACATGAGCTTCGTCTCTCAACATCCCTTCATCTTTGACGGAACCATCCGCGAAAACATCGTCTACGCCTGCCGTTCACTCATGCTTTCCATAAACGGCGGCGGGGAAGCCGGGTACCGGTTCCTCCCGGACGAGCGGGAAATCCTGGAGCTGGTGGAGCGCGTGGGGCTCACGGAGGACGTCCTGAAGTTCGGTCTGAACCGGGTGGTGACCCGGGAGTGCTGCGGGGATCTTGCCGAAAAGCTGGTGGTCGTGCGCCACGTTTTCCACAAGCGCTGGGGAAGGGAACTCGAGGACGTGGTGGAGTTCTTCCAGGAAGACCGCTACCATCAGTACAGCACCGTCGCGGCCAACCTCATTTACGGGTTTTCCAACCGGGACGACACAGCCTTCGAACGGCTGGCGGCGAACAAGAGGTTCGTCGCCTTTCTGAAACGGCTAGGCCTTTACGGGCCTCTTTTGGATCTGGGTGTCGATGTGGCGACGCAAACGGTCGCCCTCCTTCGCGACCTGAAGGAAGATCCTTTCTTCTTCGAACAGAGCCCCATTTCGCGGGACGAAATCGACGCCTACGCGGAAGTGGTCGATCGGCTGGGAAAAGAAGATCGGCGGGTGCGCTACCGCGATGACGAACAGGCCTTCCTTAAACTGGCGCTCCTTTTCATCCCCGCACGCCACAAGATGGCCGCTCTCCCGCAGTCGCTCCGAAACGCCGTCTTGAAAGCGAGGCCCGAGCTTCGCGAATATTACCGCAAAGAAGACCCCGAAGCGTTCACCTTCGTGAACGTTTCCAAATACGTACACATTTGGAGTCTTTTGGAAAACATTCTCTTCGGCAGAATCAAGGATGAATCGACCCATGCCCAGGAACGGATCGTGAAGCTCGTGGTGGACCTCCTCAAGGCCGAAGGCCTCTACGACGCGGTACTCGCCGGCGGACTGGAATTCCAGGTCGGAAGCCGGGGCGACCGCCTCTCAGGCGGACAAAAACAGAAGGTTGCGCTGGCCCGCGCACTCCTCAAGGCGCCCACGATCCTCATCCTTGACGAAGCCACGGCGAGCCTGGACATGGCGTCCCAGGGGCGGATCCAGCAGTACCTGGATACCAATCTTCGCGGGAAGAGCACGCTCGTGAACGTGGTCCATCGCCTGGAGCTGATTAGGGATTATGAAAAGATCGCCGTCATGAAGGCCGGAAGGATCGTCGAAATGGGACGATACGATGAACTCATGAAGCAGAAAGGACTGCTCTATGAACTCGTCCACGGATGA